In Cryptomeria japonica chromosome 5, Sugi_1.0, whole genome shotgun sequence, the genomic window gatgtaggagtttctgaatttatgaaaagctgtagtaaaaaattcataaataattatttactttataaaaaattttaaaaaaaatgtgtcacatccggacatgagtctaatacttatattataaattttataaaaaaatattatgatttgattgtgattagggtggtcagacatatgtgtacttcttatttttttcctgaaattttagtaccactgcattgaaatttgaaattttcatcaaataggctttttttttccaaaaaacaactagcagcttacaaactacattcaattttctatatattctcttcttacatattttaaaaataatgttcacaacttattcaaattttcatgtcaagttgcataactttgattttctgaaatttcattgccacttaagggcctgttttggcacaccatgatcctgcacatacccagcatctccaaatgcctgattatagttctggttaagcacactgtctacacaacaacacttctctactcttctccactaccgaaagataaattttcttgctcgcacatacaatactctcatagATCTTAGATACAACCACAAacacacaacttacatgattacaacacttatttatacaaatcatcaaccttaaccttaaggtcggcccaacacataagacctaattacaaaattacatcacacgatacataaatcaataatcagaccaatacaatgtcggcaaggacatagcatggacccaaatcaaatcctcgaacatgcaacaacACCAAATAATTTggcaagatcatctgcaacacgctagaCCACCGAATATGTCGCatgacatgaagaataccaccgtaccaataaaatcttcaataacacgcacCACGATCAAcgcagaccaccaaaacacatagaacatgatcagagagcatcaacaagcaacatgaattccaccgcaataattgcaacaactcggataacaagaatcatcattattccatcactggagctcaagaacacaaacaacaaacttaaagatacgcttgtgaagttccaaatcatgaactacccgaactgaggacacacatgaatgtcccaaacactctccaaaatctgcacaaCATAAGGAGTCAATTTCGAAGCAATACAATCCAGAAATCACAACTTTGCAATATAGAAACAacagaaaaaccaatcatcacaccgGATCAGATAAGTTGAATAAATCTTCTTCCGAAACACtgaaactcatattgaatcaattggagataagtatctcaaaacccattaatctgcatcaaCATATCTGCAACAGATCACCCAAATCAATTCAACTCTCTGcaatacaagaatatgttgacatcaatgacaacaacacattccaacaactctaatatccaacatttCTCTCACAGACCCACAACCATAGTCCTAGTGCAAACTACCTCACATTCAGCAATCTGTTTACACACGTAGGAACTTATATTCTAATACTACTTGATGAAGAGTACTCCCCTTACAAAAACAAGCGCACAACAATAATAGAGAAATAAATATGAAAAATGCAAAAAAGAAACACTTGCTTTCTATTATTCCAATGAAATGAAAACTACAACATTCAAAAGATAACATGTTATAGCCACATGGgctttctcattacaataatctaCATGCTAGATCTACAATCTAACACTACTAGGATTGGAACTACCTTATGTGATCTCCGTTCACCTTCTTTATTTGGAATGTATAACTACcctagaatcttttggaaagtgTATTCCATGTTTGTGGGTGCCAAAATCCTAACCGTCCATTTTCCCATTAAAAAAGATATTTTATTAGATATTTGAATTTTCGATAGTCAAACTTCTTAGAGCCATAAATTTTAATATGATCAACAGATCTTTAACCATCATATATTGTTGGATATCTCATGAAGCAACCTATAACAATGGATTGCACGACAATTTTTGAGCTCATTTGGGGCTtctaagaccctcaaaattgcatttGAAATTATATTGGAGaaatttctcaaaataaaaaaccTGAATATCTCTCAAACGCCACATGATATTGGGATTATTCTTTCACCATTGGCTTCATTTCACCATTTTGGAGCTCTATGTAAGATTTCAAGCAAAAATGCCAACTCACTAAAAATAGCAACTCTTCCATTTTCAACCCTTATTTGaaaatttaaacattttttttggatgatgcaagatcaCCCTTATACACcctggatgctcttgcatcaattgcATTTGCAATAGTATTgcatattttcaaaatttaaatttatattaaaaatgcTTCCTTTGTCACTAGTTATTATGAAATAATTAAGATGTAAATTATATCAAATTGCATGCTAGGGTGGAATGTTTAAAGACTAACCCTAATTGGAATAAACATCTGGCACGTGTTCAACATCTAGGACAACAATAGAATAGATAGAGAACACATATATGTGATGCTTAAAACGACAAAAAAGAAAATTTACATTAACATCACATCATCTTATGATTATTTCATGCTTACTCGTTATTCTTAATATTTCACTTACTATCATGAAGCTAATTCATTTAGGGTGTAACCAAAGGATAACATGAACCTCAAGATTCAATAGATTCTTTGAGGTGTTCTTAAACATCATTTTTTCTTACTAAATATTGATACCAAACAATGTGCTAGAATAGGTTGTATACTATGAAGATTTATCAAATCATCTTTGTGCATATCTATATCAAGTTTATGTTCATGAATGCGATGATTAGACCCATACACATAAATCTAAACCtaatagaaaataattaaattttacaaATAAAGAAGAAAGCATGAAATTTTAGAATTTGAACATAGACATTTTAGACACTTCCCAAAAAGTAACTCATTTCATCTAATAATGTATTTACCTCTACATAATAACCAATTTCAATACGTTTTAAATAATAGCTACTATCAACAATAATATTAGCATCCACATGACATTAACAGGAAAGCCGCATCGCATACTAACAACAAAACCAGCCTTTTTATAAGAAAATAATTTAATGATTGTTAGTGACGGGTAACTACTTCCTTGGCCAaccaaattaaaacataattaacaggatattaataataataatgcgATAAGTGATGTGATATAAAACGTCcgttaataatattaataatataatataagctTAATTCCTCAAAACTCGTCTTATAATTTGATAAGACCAATTCTATTGTCCTTCAATTATATGATAAAAGCCAAAGCTTAAGTCGCTATTCATGTCATACTGCAAATTATTTTCAATTGCTTCCCACATCGAAATCATATAaagttaataataaaatatatttgctcAGGAAACAATCCATCTCTACGTGCATATAATCACTTATACCCATGcataatatatttaaattaaaaatatatatatatatatatatatatatatatatatatattttattttttatttatcattttgtCTCTTTTTATTGAATATGAATGTATAGGTTTTTCTCTCTGTTTTATTCCTATCTTCTCCTTTGTGAAAATGTGCTGGAATAATATTCTCCCCTTTTGAAAAACATAACCAAAGAATTTTTTGCagaaaaattattttctcaaacaaatatgcaatgaaataatttttaaagtttggatatatatgaattttttttgtacatgtaaaaatattttaatacataCAAATCAAACTCTTTATGCAAAACCCCTTTCTTCCTTTTTTTATTTTCCCTTTCTTCACATCATGACTGGAATTTTATAAGATCATAACCCTAAAAGTAAGCTTTATGAAAAGTATAATTTGTAAAAtatgtttattttatatatatatatatatatatatatatatatatatttttagtgaATATAGGTTTTTTTACCATACATAAGACATATGTTTAATGCatactaaaaaataggaaaaaaagtagaaaaaaatattaaaaatacacATACATTCTGTATTGGTGTTCTTGTTTCCACCAAAAAATTgtaatataaatgaatatatatataaaacaaaattgTATTATGAAATAGCATTACATtaaattacaattaaaaaaaaaagaaaattaaatattttaaattttatatatatatatatatattgatcagtAATACCAAGCTCGCGAGTCAAGCGGTCCAgtggggatttgaaccttggtggcggtttcaccaagcaagtattttaaaatatatattaaaatatacacATGAAACCTCAAAAATTCTAGTTCATGTCATCTTCGGATTCTTAATGGTTTGTTTAATATAAGTGATAAAAGGTAAAATTTAGATTAATAATGGTGATTTCAATATCTTAGACATAAAAGTGGGACACACTATTGTGGGAAGACCCATATATTAAGGATGCAAATACAAAATGTAATACAATGCAAAAATATTACTCCAAGATACAATATCTCCGAGACTTTATGAGATAATATTTACAAGCTTTGAATACATAAGAGATATCCTAACACAAAAAAAATATGGATACAATAGTACAAGAAGGTATAGGAGGATGATGCTATTATCAAAGATAGGTACAATGATATCAATAGGGTACTTTTTGTAGAACATGAAACTAAATGCTTAGAAAGGTTACTCACCATGTCTAAGTAAGAATGAAAATATATTAACTTAGAGAAGTTTGTACTCAACCACATTATTCAATGTAAGATGTCACCTATCTAAGTAGATATCAACCTAAGTAAGTTTATCCTAAGGTCCAAATTAATGcaagaaaaataatataaatatataaataataaaatgtacTAATTTTTCAATCTATCTTCTATGATATTATCTATCGTTGTATACTTAATGTGCATTACATGGTGATATTTAGATTAcatgttttcaaaatttaaatttaaattcaaaaagtTGTTTCCTTTTTCATTAGTCATTATAAGTTGACAAAATGTGGATTACACTAACATGCATGCTAGGTTGGTCTATTAAAAGACTAGCCCTAATTGGAATGAATCATCTATCACATCTTCCATTAGGAAGAATATTAAAGACTAGCACATGTACTATTAAAATGGTAGTCTTTATATTTTGCCTTGGTTTCTCTTGCATATGAGAGCTACATAGAAACAcatgtcaaagtaaaataaataaaacacataCTTTAGCATTGCATTCTTCATGAGTTCAATTGTAATGATGCAACTATGATAACTATGATTATTTTCTGGTAAAAATAATAGCTTTATAATTATGTCCAAATGGAGCACGTTTTCACAAAGTTGTACACCTTTTTATCATGCTATTTGTAAAGGTAGATTTTATTTTATATCCAAATGAAGGCTACTAACACCTCATATGTATCTAGACAAAGCCCTTTTacttttatttgcataattatagTCCATAATGAGCTATTTGTAAAGTCAAATATTTTTTGTTGTAGCTGAATATTTTTATCCTTTTTCATAACATGCATAATCTTTAACCCCACTCTTTTACTTTACTGggaattatttatagattgttggCAATCCTCTACTCATTGCAACAATAGCAAATATGCTTATATTCTCTGTAATGAAGTGCCCATGAAGATTGAAAACGCATGTTCCACGTTAATGATTTGTTACTTAAAATAGATCAATATTTACTTATTATTGCAAAATAATTAATTTCATATTTGCTTGAGTTTATTTTGGACATACTTTTCTAAGGGGAAAATGTAATAGTGAAAATTACACATATATATCATTTTCCTTCATGTTTTGGACCCATGTTGTCTAGTTTGTCCTTTCCTTGATTCGGGACCATATATAGTTGTGATCCCAACATTACTTATCCCCATGTATATTTGTCTCATGTCCCAAATTTCTCATTCTTTAGCCTAATTTAGGTTCATAATACTAAAAATGATCTACATTCCCTCTGAAATAGTATAATTTAAATTGcactttttcaaatttcaaatttaaattcaaaaagtTGTCACCTTTTTCACTAGCTATTATGAGATAGCTAAATGTAAATTACACCAAAATGCATGTTAAGTTGATCTATTTAAAGATTAGCCCTAATTGGAATAAATCATCTAGCAAATGTTTAAAAAGGACAAAAAGGGAATTTACATCAGCATCACATCATCTTATGAGAACATGATCTTTAGGATTTCATAAATTCTTTAAAAGTGTTTATAACTCCCTCTATCAATTATTGAATCTAGCTATTATACAATGCGATAAAATAGATCGTAGACTATGatgatttatcaaatcattttttagaGCCTTTCGATCCATATCTAGGCATTAGACATATGCTCACACACATGATGACTTCATCTACACATGAATCTAGACCTAAATAGAATAGAATCAGAttttacatatcaacaacaaaatatgaagTTTCAAAACCTTGGCATTTACTTATTTAACACTTCCAAATAAAAATATATTGTCTATTATAATAGtgttttgaatttcaatttttttaatgtttgaatACATCCAACGAAGCATCATGACATAATAGCAACAAAACCAGTCTTTTTTACAATAAAATAAGTTAATGATTGGTAACTGCTTCCTTGGCCACCAAATTATAACATAATTTAATACAATATAATAATGAGACGTGATCTGATTTAATAAAGCATCCATTAAATCACACCTCTCACAATCTTAATTTCACACAAGTCGTCTTCTGATATGATAAGACCAATACTGTTGCCCTTAATTGTATGATAAAAAGCCAATGGCTTGATTATATTCCTGTCTTACACAGCAAATCATTTTCAATTGGTCCCCGCATCGAGGTCATATTAAGTTAATGAAACTATTTTTGTTCAGGAATCAATCCATCTCTACGTGCACATAATCAATTGTTCCCATGCACAATATATTCAACATTTTAATGCAGTTGCACAAAAATTCCAAAGAAAATGACAACTCCCTCCATCCTGTCCACTTATTCAAAGCATTAAGACATAAAAAGACTGCTGACAAAGATCTTAAAGCTACGAATCCCTCTGATTTTCCATGCTGCTGAGTATTCTCTGATATCTCCATGATCGCATTAATTCTCTGGATCTCAACAAAATCTAAATGGCATCTGGAAAGATACACTACTGTCGTAAATCTCTTTTAACTAATTCTGGGTATCCTTTCTTTAAATATTGACAAGAATATTGACAGAATTCTGCCATTGTAACTGCCTTGGGGGGCCTCACAGTTATTATTGTTGCAGCCTGTTACAGCTGGTGTTATCCCACAATCTCACTTTTgggttttcttttttccttttgtgCAAATCTGAGATTTTCATTAGATTGATTCATAAGATCAAAAGCACAGACTATAAGAGGAAGAAGGGCAACCAAAATCTCTGAACTGCAAGATAAGATTTTTATACACAACATACATTTGAAAGCTCCAtaaaattgattattaatgttgtGCTGTTCTGCAAACAGACATAAGAACAGTTGTAAGAACTGATGGACAAGATTATTATAATATTTGCCGACAAAAATCCAGAATGGCCAAAATTATATTCCTCGCTATTCACTCCACGCATTTATATTCTCATATATCAGAAAATTCAAGTCCAACACGGCACCCTTTGTTTCAATATAAAAATGGAGGTTTTTTTGGTTCTTGTACTAGAATTAAAATATTTGTGGCTGCTGTAGTTTTCGAGCAAGACAAAATTTACAAAAACGGGTTAGAAAGCACAATTGTGCATTTGCAATGAACACGAGATGCTTATATTACATTTAACGTCAAGACAAGAGTCAAAATGAATACAATCACTGTGAAAACTAGGCCTGGCCTGGCCTCCTCTCTGCAAGTGCATGTActgttttagggtttgttgtttgtTTCTTTCACGTTTGTAGTAATCATCATCAATCTACCGGGCTATGTTTGGCTGAATTGAAGATTTTTCAAGCTGTTCCATCTCCCAGCTCAATTTTGAAGCAACTCCATCATGTCTTGGAACGTACTCCTGCAATGCATTCCAAAACCCAACACGTTCATCTTCTTTTATTAGAAAAACAAGCTTCCTAATAAACCAACCATCTTCTTTTATTAGAAAAACAAGCTTCCTAATAAACCAACCATCTATATTATAGGACAACTTTCTAAAACTCCATTTGAGATCAATCATTATACTCCATTTCCATTTCTTGCTTGTGAAAAAACACCCTGTATTCCAACAAGCTTAGATAGTGAAGAGTCACCCTGTGTTCCAACAAGCTTAGATAGTGAAGAGTCTCAATCACAATGGTTGATATCTTAATTGCAATTGGGAAAAACTTAATCCTTAATCAAGCTACTAAGACAAGCTAGCTTGGCTATTACATCCACACAAGCAATCTCTATTACCAAGAAACTATGGTTCAATAATAAGAATAGAAAGACTCCAAAGAGAAACTCAGCTTGTGGGCTTAATTGTGAAAAAAGGGATGTTGGTACAGAAGTTTTGACTGAGATTGTTTTATAATTAAGTGTGTTTACTAATTTATAGTAGAATGGTGATGGCTATAGTCAATTAAGACTTAATTTGTATGAAGGAGAACACTTAAAACTTTTTTTTAAAGCTCTTCttcatataaattatattttaattacatTTGAATTGACTGAATAGCCACTGTATAAGAAAACAGCCACAAGGTGTGAAAACATGGTATATGGTTTTTGAGTCAAAACTAAAAGTAGCAAATGCAGTCAAACCCCAAAAGAGATCTGACAGTTTGAACTATTTGTGCAAAGTGGCTTTTTCTCACCTCCAACTTTCGTACTAATTCCTTTGCAGTGGGAGCAGACACAATGATATGACGAGCAGCAGGCTTAATAAACCCCTCCTCCACAGCCTTGTCAATAAAGCATAACAGAGAATTGTAGTAGCCATCAACATTCAGCAATCCCACCTTCACCAAAGTTGAAACAAAATAGAGTCTTCTGTCAGTTGACAGATTTACCAtttcaagaagtaaaaagaaaaaagCACTTGTAATTATCTTTTTACCGGTTTGTCGTGTATGCCAAGTTGAGCCCAGGTAATGGCTTCCAATAGTTCTTCCAGAGTGCCGTATCCTCCTgtcacattcattcattcatatttaaGATTTAAAGCACAAGTTAAATATGTGCATTTACAGTCGTGCAGCTGCAGAACAGTCATTCATCTTAACACAGCATGGGTTGGTCAGTGGCTCAGAGAGCAAACAATTCAGTCTGTAATTCTTCTTGTTTATTTTGAACAGAAGAGTACTAAGATTACAAATGTTATCATTAAGGTGGTTTTTTCTCAGTCAAGTAAACCTAAGATTTTACAGAATTTGATATGCAGGTGTTCTCGTTTTAGTAGATGGGTTATCTGTTTTACCTGGCAATGCTATAAAAGCATCTGACTGACGAGCCATCTCTGCCTTTCTTTGATGCATATCTCCCACGGCTCTTACTTCTCCTACTGTTTCACCTGTGATCTGcacaacaaaagaataaaaaatttaaatttacgtTGTCATAACCTGTACGAAATGTTAAACAACAAGTGCTACTTGGGTTGTAATGATGATTCCTTCAGCTTTTTCTTACCTCTCTGGACATGAGCGTCTTGGGTATGACCCTGTGACCAATAGAAATGTAAGGTGATCTGTGTTAGACTTTTCAAAACAAGGAACAACCAAgcttccatgattatgctagaattTTATCATTTCATGAATGAGGAAGCTCTATTTACCCTAAGACATGACCACCGCCATTATACACTGCTTGTGATACCAAACCCATGAGCCCAATGCTTCCTCCTCCATACACCAGGTCTATATTTCGTGAAACCTGACAGACCAACCAGCGAATTTGTTCAGAAAGGACACCCACATGAAAATGTGAcagaaaaattaaaagaaattatgtGGATAGATGCAATGAATTTGTTTTGGACAAAAAGGCCATCACCATGAAATTTTTTCAGAATGGATTTAATTTTAAAAGGATTGAATGCCACTTTAAAATTCATACAATAAGTAGATTCATGCAACAGTTTATTTCAAAAACGAAACACCCACATGAAACATGGCGACCCACATAAGAATTCATCTGAACAAATATATTGCAAGACATGTAAATTTAGTTAACAGATAAAGGCAATGAATGTGTTGCAAAACTGGGCTGTAAAAACATGAAAGACTATTATCAGAATGGATGGATTGATTCAATTATTTAGGGCCAATTAGGCCTAAAGCAAGTTTAGCACCATCAGATCTCAATGTCTAAACACCAATCGGGAAACAGCAGCAATCTGTCACAGGACAAGAAGGcttaaaaattatgtcataatcATATTGTACACAAAAAAATTGGCCCATAAAAACAATGAGAAACTGGCTGTATTTTTCATGAAAAACGAATAGATTCTATGAGTATCCAGATGGGTATTCATTCTATGAATGAAAACTGAGATGGGTATTGAGTTTATGAAGAAAAATCGGCATGGGCATTCGATACAGTGTGAATATGAACTTAGTAAGAATTATATGGCCGCTTCGAGACAAGCGTTGAAAAAAGAGAGTCTGTGATGGAAAGGCAAGCAAGTTAGAGAACCTTCCTCTGACATACATAGAAATACAAAAAaacttaaaaaagaaaaaatatggtGTATTGTATGAAGAAGTAGATTGCGCTACATTGATCTGACATAGTGTAGATTATTGTATTGCCTTTTTCTTTCTGTTTCCTTACCAGTTCATTGGCAAGTTCTACTGCTGCAGTTTGATAGCTCTTTTTTTTCCCTTGACTGCTGCCGCAGAACACACAGACTGTCTTAAACCTGGAGTTGGTCGTTGGTTCGAGTCCCATCTCCATCGCTCTCAAAAGCTTTCAGAGTCTCTGCTAACCCTCGGCAGAAGAACAGAAGAACACAGAAATGAAAAAAACTTCTCCTACTGGTATAATTAATCAGACTGGATGGAAGGCCCGCGTTAGCTTCTTTGAGTGATTCTTGACTGCGGTAAACGCTTTCTATATATAACCCCACAAGTACTAAGCCCTTGAGAGCATCGTTGCCCTATATACGGTGTATATACAATGTGTATACTCCATTGTGGCACGCTTCTCTAGACGCCGTAGGACTCGATACCCTTAAACAACACTCCACCTCTGCTTCTGTACTCTCTCTTCTCTTAAATCAATCAATTCCCCACAAGCAAACCAGGAATAAATTaagagaaaaaattaaaataaattaataataattaggcAGAAGTTCTCCATCTTCAAATTAGAATAATCAATAGGTCCATAAATGGCGAAGGCCTACCTATGCCGTAGACTATCCTTTGTTTATCTTATACGTCTATAAGGCAATAACCATTAATGAAAGGAATCATACTTAGAGACTCAGTTTGTATTAATGATTGGGAAGAATATATACTCTGCAAtttatgatatatatatttgttgagTTATGATATTAAATGTTTAATAGGTAGGAGAAGTGTATCAATAGTCTTTTTAGCTAACTTCATGCATTCACAAATTCTAAATGATACATCGGATTTTGTTGAAAAATCTAATATTTTTGTTTGCCTCTATATgcaacttaattgcttatagctattgtttcgACTTATGTGTAGTAACAACGCATGTTGTGGGATTAGTTATGCACGCAagagtcaaaaagtacacatttcaaagtgtcaccctatagctacttaaagatgccccaataaccatgcaaTTAAAtttgtcaatacttatgcacaaatgctccaGTAGTCATGTACTAATGGGTCAATTGTGGtccaaaaatgttaaaaaatggGCTACTATTGCTACATGTGAAGTTTATAAATGGACTTTTAGTTATAATTTTTTGGGTTTCTTTAAAATTAGTATTTGGGGGGTTGGGTGCACAAGGAGtgaacggttattggaactataacGACTATTGCTTCCCCAGGTATTCAACATTAAAAATGGTTGACAATCACAAGAAAATGTTGTATCTACATATTAGAGTGTCATCTAGTATATagatgatttttattttcaattaatattatatattaaacaaATATTAGTATTAAAGATAAGTAAAGTTTATTAAAAATCTCAAGAAATTTTATCAAGATAGATTACTCTTTATGTCATAATATCTATATATGAAATAAGCATTCAAGAACCACTGGTACAAAAAATTAAGTGTAGTAAAATTAACAtagtaaaacaaaatttattttattcttatatcaaataaaaaattgaacaCTAAATATAGATTTGAAGTCCCTAAATCAGATagattgataagtaggagatagaTGATCATCTAGTCATAGTATTTTTGTGTCAAAAAAGGGTTAAAATTCAATACAAA contains:
- the LOC131077959 gene encoding cytokinin riboside 5'-monophosphate phosphoribohydrolase LOG1; this translates as MEMGLEPTTNSRFKTVCVFCGSSQGKKKSYQTAAVELANELVSRNIDLVYGGGSIGLMGLVSQAVYNGGGHVLGVIPKTLMSREITGETVGEVRAVGDMHQRKAEMARQSDAFIALPGGYGTLEELLEAITWAQLGIHDKPVGLLNVDGYYNSLLCFIDKAVEEGFIKPAARHIIVSAPTAKELVRKLEEYVPRHDGVASKLSWEMEQLEKSSIQPNIAR